CAATCCACGTTTTGAAACAGACGAGTGGGAATGCTTTGTAACTTATTTCGTTCCAAGAGTAAAGTTTCCAAGGCTTGGAGGCTCTCAAAAGCATTTTCacttatattacatattttattgtcgGACAGTTTTAATATCTGAAgtgttttcaatgaaaaagtTCCGTTTTCGATTCgctgaattttatttttagacagaTCTAATATTTGCAGAGAATCGAGACCCACAAAACTGTCTGAAGGCATATACACGATGTGATTGTTAGAAATATCGATGGTTTCTAAAAATGAATTATTCGCAAACATTTTCTCCGACAAAGagtataaaaagttatttgagAGGTCCACGTGGAACAGTTTCTTTGTTGATCTGAATGCTTGACTATCAATTTCTTCCAGGTAATTCCTTTGAAGCCTCCTGTAAACAGATTTCTTTAAACATCCGCCttataaaaatttcaaaaactGTGTGTTTAGGCTGGTACAGATAAGAACATCaacctaaaaatatattttcgactttaatataaaacaataaagtcaAAATCGATTTTGTCAGTTGCCCAGTGTAGAACTGTTGGGTTAAACATGTATGTACCAAagtgacaaaaaataatgattacgaCTATCTACTTCGTTCCGCCTTGAATTATATTAGATATGCAATATTACGTGTATGTATAGGAACTACTTATCTAAGATAACACGTAATTTCTTTGATAACAATaggatgttatttattttacttaactcattattttttctttattttagttttaatttggcttttattcctttttatagATACTGAACATCgtgaacttaaaaatacctatttttaagTTCATCGTTTAAAACATCgtgaacttaaaaatacctatttttaagTTCACGATGGTAAGCAAGCACGGTTAACGGTGAGGCCGTGGCcgatcactccggtcgagccggcccattcgtctATGTCtgattacttatattataattactcaCAAGATCCTCAGATTGACAAGTGAATCGAAAATCCCAGCTGGCAGGTATTCAACACGGTTGTCGAACATGTCTAGTTCAGCTAGCGACCGCATTCCTTTAAACGTCGTCTTGTGCAGAGTCCGCAGTTTATTAGTGCCCAAGTCACTGGAAATGATTAACGTGGATTCATGATGATCTTGCTGTAATTCAGTGAACCATGAAGTACTAGACCAAGGGTGGCCCTACAAGGGCCATGTTGTCTCTCTTGACATTCAAAAACTGCTGATTCTGTATAAAATCTCATTTGAATTAATGGTTTTTCATTGGTTATTTAATGGAAGACTTTTGTGTAGGTAGAGGTAAGTAAGCACATTTTTAatgagatatatttttaaatgccaATTAAAAACCTTATAGTAACATTATGTAAGTAATATATGATGAAGTGCATCATGTAAATAAATtcaactaattataatttgttggACATTTGACGATTGTATTATTGTGATAAAGTATAAATTGCTTGAAAACTGGAAAGTATTTacctagataaaaaaaaatacttgggTATCAAAATTGTGATAGGACTTGATAATGTATAAATGTACATTATCAAGAAAATTtgatttcgatattttttttttgttagttagaaattaaaattgaactATAAATCCTTTCACAAGTTCTAAACAATCGTTGACGGTAACactttaaaattgataaaattgcAACAACAAAAATCTGGTTTAAACAGgcataaagataaaaaaaatattatcatcaaTGATATCTAAAAACACACCACCTATCCTAATTTAATAtctattgttttgaaaatagaGCTCTCATTCCAATAAAATGATAAGTAGGCTACcgaaaataatcaaaattctaAAGGAtcgaattaaataaaaccatttgtaGAACGCGGTTTTCAGTTAACCGTATTAACCTATTATTAGATTTCACTTGGAAACTTTTAATGGGTGGCAGACATAAAAGTACAAACTAGGCGTCAGGTTGAGAATCAAATATTGAGTTATTAATAGACACAAGGATTAtcaataacttttaaattaataaatacgaTAGGTTTTCTCTATCtcttatgacttctcccggcttAAGGGAAAGGGGGTGTCAGTTTCTTATTaacaaaaaccaccctgtttctactcctacttttcgagccggagctccaataaacctgctaggtagtccgcagatccgggtcaggcatcagccctactgggtttcatctgtggtggtctgatgggttGTCGAGCCGCGCGCCGAACGCGACGTGCCGCACGCTcggttctggttctggtcgggcaccGAGCAAAAAGGTACCACCAAACTTTCCTTTATTGAAAACAACGAATTCTGCTTCTTCCAATTAAAACGTTAATCTCTAAAAGTTGATTCATTTTGCATTTGATAGCCCTAATCTATATACTTATGAATGCGACAAAAGGTCTTTAAAGCTATTGATAAGCTAATCTTTCAGATACAATGCTTCGAAAAAGAACCGTcacgtaattaaaatatttggtgcaacattatgtacttttacatacctacacggaattttgaatttaaaagcCAACATGTTATCCAAAAGGTATTTATGGGTATTTATGTCTGTTGATTATGATACATTAATcgcaaatatgaaaataatcggactatattttttatattagagtatctattttataaaatgttattctaaacatgttatattattatgtaacgtTATAATGTCTGTTTATATTTAGCACTATTATTCTAAATATATTACctgcatttaaaaataatgcacCACTTTGTATACATTGCTATTTACATTGACAATACAGAGTATTAACCAGATATGCCTCAACATTGTTTCTCAATATTCGCCTTTAAAACCAACTGAATAAGAATGATATTTCTTTGTGTATTGTACTGAACAGCCCTTAGTACGTGTTACGAcgtaaatatttctattaagtttattttacaggTGATGTGACAACTAAAGCCGTATGTACGGGGATAATAGAAATTCTTATGCATATGAATAAACCAAGAGTATCAATCTGGGACAATAAGGTAGTACTTATCCTATTATTTAATGCCATCTggtagattatattattttttattttcttacaaaaataattattcgacgatacattgatttaaaatatcgtgtgacgtcacgatttactacattttatagggtaACAAAACGTAACAACCCACTGtcactcctaaacttaactccgttttatttaagtattgtttatgtttatgaatgccttttttgagggcagtaaatcatccaatgacttctccctcggTGAAGTGAGAGAGCGAAGAgagagtgtctgactcttactgactaaaaaccactccgtgccaactcctgcttttcgagccggagtcccggtaaacctgctaggtcgTCCGCAGCCCTGGTTACTGCTGAATGCCTACCTCAATGACTTCTAGATCACCTTTAGATAACATGTAAAATATTAGACTAAAATGTATGAATGTTTAAACGACTCGCTATTCAAAGAACcaacactttatttatattaggaaCACTGAAGCCACACAGGGGTTTTTATTTTGGAGCAAAATCGTCTACATTGAACAAGCATAATAATGACAATACCTAAAAAGTCTTATAAACTAGAGAGatggttttaattttctttttgtcacgacttacagtttttttttaacatttagaaCACTTTCTGTCTCCTAAGTCCACTTTTTACCGCTTGATTGACGGCGGTAAACCAGActacttttttcgaaaaataagATTACTTGAGATAAGTGTAACCTATTCTGCTTTCCTAGGTTATCTTGACGTAAATGGTGAGATAAAAGTAATTTGAATTAAGATTGCTTAATCGATCATGATTATTAGGTGAAGATATTTATCATGAATTGGTAAGTAGtactgtgtatttttttttttgtaatatctaAAGAAAAAGTCAAGTTCTAGGAACTAAAGATAACGCATTAAAAGTGTTTATATCAGATAATTTGATAGAAAAAAGGTAAATGCGAGAAGAAGAACTTACATTTCGACATCATTATAGGTATATATGTTAAAATCAAAGGATTAAAGGAAAATCAACCTTACTAAATAAAACGTAACTTACATATTAACTAAGTCGGCGGGAACGATCAGATCTGGCGTGAGCGTGGTGAAACCTGCCCTCCAGCAATTAAGTGACCGTCGCGCAGAATCGCATCGGCAAGCACTTTTCGCACATTGCCTCCACCGAGATTGGCCGAAGCTTATAGTCCAGGCTGTAAAACCAATCGAATATTCCCACTTTAGGAAATCTCCAATTACATTTCGTCTATCCTCAACTTTACGTTCCATTTTAACTGCTTTATTGATTGAATTTGTGGTGggtttttgtagttttatactattatatttttatttatttttattggtatcgTAGAGTCCACAATGTTCTTGTATCAGATCGATAACTATTAGCACATCTAATGAAGCTATTACTCGTAATAGTAACAACAGACAGCCGCTGCCTACCCAATTACAATATGAATTCTTAGTAAGGACAATACTCAccccctatcacatgggacttataacacaaatagtgaaaagtgggtgtgctatgtatagcggcattgtgtgttgtaatgtacacctctgcctacctcttcggggataaaaggttgcttagtaaagataatatttttagtgatttttaaatttcgaattccAGTAACGCTATAGGTCAATCAGTTTATACTTTTTAAAGATTGTTTTTAAAgctcaattatattattaacggCCAGTTTCAAAAACCCATCTACGTATAGCTTACTTTTAAAGGTCTTAAGGAATTATTTGTTCCTACAAAGTTTCGTCCCTTAGTTAACTTTTAAAGCAATTAATCTTAATATCATAGCGCACTTTAATTCAAGTTTTCATATTCCACGTGTAGTAAAGTGGTGTCTCCTTTAACCCTCGGGATTTACTGAATTATGTACGGATTTACTCGTGTTTTTAATTAACGTCGGTTTGCTTTCAGTATTTAAGGAAAACGTTACTATTTTTAAACAGCTGTTTGTTGTAAAAGCACAGTTTTAATATATACTTAAGGTATAAAGATGAAGagttaatatgtttgttttttttaatgtttaatggggcgacgtttggccgctatctcgcctgatggtaagtgatgatgcggcctacgatggagcacgtctgcccataaacaacctattcactcgggctttgaagacacccaggttttacccatcaggaaacacagactccggcaaggagttccactccctagcagttgtttgtttgaacgtgttATTCTTAGGAAATACTGGTtcgattaaaaaaatcttttgtgtTGGTTGGGTAGTCCATTTATCGGGGAAGGTTTATGGGCTAAAACATCCCGCTTCGATGAATAAGAGACGAGGAgctggtgaaaccgcgcggcagtagctgtataatattaatttattactatatgtataatactataatatgtatataagtatataaggtgttctaaaattatttccCACGACTTTAatgagaggtagtgttgtgttctcAGACTCTATAAAGTACTTcccaaatacgcacgatgcgtcacTTCTTCATAGGAAGCGATTGACAGCGACAGAGACAGCGAAAAATATAGCTCTTTTATAACAAACGTAAACGTAgacatttttgtatgaaaaaaaaaatactcataatccataatttatatttactattgtaatcttcaaacacaacattgcctcccattaaagccgtgcaTTCGAATCCAATGCGTTatctttataatttcttttatacCCAAGTCTCTTTGAATAATCTTCACGAAATACTTAAAGTATTATGATTACCGTTAACGGATTTTAGGTAGGACTCACTGACGATAACGCGATAATTATGGACATTGTACAGAAAAATGTACCTGATGTAGCACTTAGTGTTATCTCATAGTTATCCAAATCTACTACACACATAACGTGTTTGTCATTTTATCATTACTTATTTGACAAGACATCTTTTTATCATAAACTATTGGAAAGTAAGGTATTATGTCATTTCATTAAagtttctgatttatttcagcTATTACGTTCAATAACAAAAACCTCTTGCGCAATGCgatttttcttaattataacaactGTTGAAAGACTATTGATctaggtgtttttttttcgatattgagttatattcGGTATTTTATGCGATATTCGGAATATGTGAAAAAAATTacgcttagatcaattagcctttcaaccgtcGATAAACAAACAGTATTTTAAGACACAATTACTGCAAAAGTTTAACTACCTATCTCACGACCATTTCGACCTTGTTAGTAATACTTAAGCCATAACATATAAAATCTCAGGTGTTCTTACTCGGTTGTTCAATGGCCCGTAACCGTCGATCCAGTTGTCGCCAATGCAGGTCCAGGTTGCAAGACCCTACCGGAGGAGGGGAGTCGATAGTTCGACTGCCTCTTGTGAACATATCGAAGACGTCACACGCGTTCAAAGTGCAGGGAGACTCGGCTGCCTGAAACACTGGTAATAAACCAAATGAGACTTACGAAGGGTAGGGTGCACGCTcttgtaattttaatagaaGGGACGAAGGACTAAAATGTGaggtttattattatgtactttgtaTGTTAAGTATGTAGGAAGTCTAAGGAAGCGTAGCTAAAGAtagttataaagatttttatttttaaaaatgatatagtTTATATTCTATAGTATTAAATAGATGGAAGTGTTAAAaccaacacaataaaaataatatacattccTTCTGTTTGTTGGGCATATAATGAAGCTTAGTGTTGAATGAAATGTGACTAAatacatgaaaaatattaactttttgtGGTTTAGATTAGGTTATAAATACACATACATTTCTAAGGCTAaaatcttccacatctcatttttgaagagatcccgcgagatcgggaactatgtggttaaaaccaaaaatttgccggaagtcactattccacgcgaacgaagtcgcgggcaaaagctagtattaattaaaactactaaCCTAAAACTAATGTAATTATTGACACGTGACGTTTCAATTCCTTATAAATGGAATAAATCGAAGTCAGtttaaataaagttcaaaaactttaattaaacttcaatcataaatctgttttaatttgtattagcTACATTGAATAAACACAAGCTTATGAATTTGCCTTTACATTAAGTTCTATagt
This Spodoptera frugiperda isolate SF20-4 chromosome 20, AGI-APGP_CSIRO_Sfru_2.0, whole genome shotgun sequence DNA region includes the following protein-coding sequences:
- the LOC118262084 gene encoding carboxypeptidase N subunit 2 isoform X2, encoding MNIKLLQTFIAVLLNLKVFQAAESPCTLNACDVFDMFTRGSRTIDSPPPVGSCNLDLHWRQLDRRLRAIEQPTWTISFGQSRWRQCAKSACRCDSARRSLNCWRAGFTTLTPDLIVPADLVNIDLGTNKLRTLHKTTFKGMRSLAELDMFDNRVEYLPAGIFDSLVNLRILRLQRNYLEEIDSQAFRSTKKLFHVDLSNNFLYSLSEKMFANNSFLETIDISNNHIVYMPSDSFVGLDSLQILDLSKNKIQRIENGTFSLKTLQILKLSDNKICNISENAFESLQALETLLLERNKLQSIPTRLFQNVDCLTFLDLSSNNLMSLTGVEFENLKLLRTLDLKDNALTELPDYTFSNNTNLEKLDLSKNKLRFLNVTTFLGLENLTSLLLSENKLFEVHFKTFSTLKNLTTLWVRLNEMKIWDYSPTCVSPWYLEGHFLKKLKFPELCAGQWASMVNLSPRLPIQHLLALNVSVNRKPQDSMEQNHDVTTIDTWH
- the LOC118262084 gene encoding carboxypeptidase N subunit 2 isoform X1, yielding MNIKLLQTFIAVLLNLKVFQAAESPCTLNACDVFDMFTRGSRTIDSPPPVGSCNLDLHWRQLDRRLRAIEQPTWTISFGQSRWRQCAKSACRCDSARRSLNCWRAGFTTLTPDLIVPADLVNIDLGTNKLRTLHKTTFKGMRSLAELDMFDNRVEYLPAGIFDSLVNLRILRLQRNYLEEIDSQAFRSTKKLFHVDLSNNFLYSLSEKMFANNSFLETIDISNNHIVYMPSDSFVGLDSLQILDLSKNKIQRIENGTFSLKTLQILKLSDNKICNISENAFESLQALETLLLERNKLQSIPTRLFQNVDCLTFLDLSSNNLMSLTGVEFENLKLLRTLDLKDNALTELPDYTFSNNTNLEKLDLSKNKLRFLNVTTFLGLENLTSLLLSENKLFEVHFKTFSTLKNLTTLHLDNNMFPSLPSRTLDYMPKLAIVKLSGNPWHCDCHALYISAWVRLNEMKIWDYSPTCVSPWYLEGHFLKKLKFPELCAGQWASMVNLSPRLPIQHLLALNVSVNRKPQDSMEQNHDVTTIDTWH